CTGCAACATTGGGGGTGTGGCTACTCTGAAACAGCATGTGATGGGCGGGGCATTTACTTTGATGTGCTTGATGCTGGGGTTCCACTGGTGCATCTCCTCGACCTTCACAAATAGCACATCATACAGCTCATCAGGTTCCGCCTCCAGCTCCGCCTCCAACCTGAACACTTTGCAGTTTCCTTGAAGCACCTTACTGTAGATGATGTCACCACTGTCCTATAAGGACAGACACGCGACTTCAGCGAGCTTTACATCATGCCGGATTTGGAaatgcaaactgcaaagttGAACACATCTAGGTCGCAGTCAGCACACGGTAACAGAGTATGCAGTGAAAAACAGGGTTGGTAATGCTAGAAACCTGGAGAAAATCTGACTGTGCCCTGCTGTGTCAGAAGCAGCAAACTGATGCAACACTTTCTGTTTTTACAACATTGGTAAATACAAAACATTTCAGGTCCTTTGTCAGTTGGGTTTGTGCTTATGCTTAGACATATCTGAATTATAAACTGGATGTCAATTATTCTGCACTAAATCATTACAGTTTACATATGGTCTAGTCCACTCACTTCATATCAGTCAGCAATAATATATGTAGGTTGCCATATGAATAttggtgcatatgtgtgtgtgtctgtgtgtgtgtatgcctgtgtgtgtgtgtgtgtgtgtgtgtgggtgtgggtgtgtgggtgtgtcagtaATGATGACTAGGTACAAGGTGAGGCAGCCCTGTGCATAGTTCAGATAACAGCACAGTATGGTagcctctgtgtatgtgtgtgtgtgtgtgtgtgtgtgtgtgtgtgtatgtgtgtgtgtgtgtgtgtgtgtgtgtgtgggcaggggAGACTCACCTCGCAGGACTCCTTCTTCCACCCGTCTGGGCTGTGTACGATCTCCAGAGCTTTCCACAGAGCCTTGCGCCCCTGCTCCTGGTAGGACAGGCCTGTGTACACACTGACCCGCCCTTGCTCCTGGTAGGACAGGTCTGTGTCCACACTGACCCGCCCCTGCTTCTGGTAGGACAGGTCTGTGTCCACATTGGCCCGCCCTTGCTGCACGCCCTCAGTCTCTGCACCACAGCCATCACAACACCACCAGTCTTAAGAGGATAGCAGTTCAGTGGCAGGAAGAATCTCTTCATTACATCTCACACTGTTgcccagcaggtgtgtgtgtgtttgtcatgcAGACTCACCTCTGCGATTGTTGCCCCAAGACCACCTCACAGACCTGGCCCAGGATGGGAGGGGCATTGGTCCCACCTGCATGCGTGTGACCTCCTGCCCCAGTGCTGCCATGGCAATGCGCTGTAAGCCTGCAGATCATTGCCACACAAAGGCGTCCATCAGCATTGACAAACAACATTACATTAGAAGTCCTTACTCCGAAATAAACATAACATAAACATAATCACATAATGTACGGAAACATTGTTCATTCGTTCATTCATTCGTCCCTTACTCATACATCTGTTTCTTTTAATGCAATTTTCCCATTACGTATTAAAATACCtaataaaatacatttctgTTTACAACAGCAACTGACAAACATTCAAGCAAGCAGCCTGCTGCCCGAGAGAACTGTAGATAGAGCCAAGAGCCGGCCATCACCtccatccaccacctccacccatcacctccaACCTCACACGCTCCTCGTGGAGCCGACTGCTCTGCCCTCCCACGGACCCAATCCCTGTCCGAGCAGCATGGCTCCCTGGTTCCAGGAGAAGGGTGCATCTACCTGCCACGCTCCGGAAATGTGGGTAGGAGATTCCGCAGCAGAGCTTAGTGACGGCCGACAGCATGATCCCAGTCTGTGAGGCGGCGGCATCTGGACGTCCGCTGTAGAATTTATAGAGAGCGTGAAGGCCACCCTCAGTGATAAGCCATGCTCAGCCACTCTGCCTTCAAGGCTGCGCtggagtagagagagaaagCTCACAGGACGAGCCCATCATGCTCAAACACCAGTGCAGCTGCCACACAGCACAAGAGCATACAGGGTCGGGGAGGCAAAGTTCCGAAATTGAAATTGATGTAAGAAATATAGACCATACCCAGGAAGTGCTGAACTATGATCCTGCACATTATAAAATGTAGATGACTAATTCTAAAAGAAAAACTATAAGGTAGTTTTTCACATTAATACAGAAGAAATTATGTGCATTGGTATTTTAGTTACTGTAtatctgttttttttatgtttagttTCTGTGTGTCATACTCACAGATGAATGTCATACAGATCTAAATGAGCTTTCATCCTTCCCACTGAGCTTTAAGCATTTTGGAAAAAtctgcagaaaaaaacacacacacttgaaaacTTGATTTCACATCACTCACCTGTGCACTTTTATGAagcttttaaacattttattccaCCTCTACTGTTTTTAGTCATCAAATAGCACATCACATTATTCATGTATGTGTTCAGAGCAACGTACAGAGGAACTCCAGCTATTAACACTTATATTCTgttcagcaaacacacaaattcCAGTTATAACAGCTCCTGTCAAGACAGCAGGTACACTCTGCACAGTGTTGGAGCAtattgacctctgacctcaaccTCAACCTCATCCCATCTCTCACAGTTTCTTTCCAGAAACTATCCTCTTCCTCAGCAGTGCTGCATATCACAGTCCTGTCTGCacactgggtgtgtgtgggagtgtatatGCATGCATGCTTGTGTCGCATGATAATCAGTGAATAATTCTGATCTTAACAGAAGACACTACAAGAGCTTTTCATCACAAGGTCATTACATCATTTCGTATTATGTCACAGTATCATATTTCCTATAAATGCaaagaggcagagacaggctgatgaggcatatatgtatatatcatgTAAATATcatatatatttacacatgTATCTACCTGTGGGGCTTACAGCTGGTGAATGGAACAGAGGAAAGGGGAAATGTCTGAGTTCCAGGGTTCCTGAGGAGTTCTCTGAGTTCCAGGGTTCCTGAGGAGTTCTGAGATGCTTTGTTGGATCTGAATTccagaacagcttcaactcagTCTCCGTTGTTTGTCTAGCCGAAACGTTCCACTTCATCACACAGAAGGGATGCTACCTCCCCAGGGCCCAAATGCCACTGAATCGTCCTGTCACAGCATGCTATTCAGGTCTATTTTCTGATCCTGATGAAGATCTAAGATCTGACGTGTCTTTTGTTCCCGATGGTCATGCCTGACAGCCCCTGCTAGGAGCAACGCAGTGATGACGTGAAGCAGAAAAGGACGTGGGATGGAGATCGAAGACAGAAAGCAGTGAAATCACCTCCTGCAGCCCCTCTCAGTCTCAGTCTCTGGACCACTCCTCATCAGTGACTCTGCACTAAGCCTCTCTTGTTCCTCAGGTTCTGAGTGCTCTCCTGTTAGATTTCAGTGACATTTTCAATTTCAGTGACAGCCTTAAAAATAGAATAATGACAACAGCTAAAACTGAGTCATGAACCTGTTTgtgattgtgtgcgtgtgtgtgagagaaggagagagagagagagagatggaaatagGACTCATACGTCCATGGTTTGGACATCTGAACTGTATGTGGCCATGAGAGGTGATTTGAGATAAAGGCCTCTTTAAAACTGCcacggtcacacacacacacacacacacacacacacacacacacacacacacacacacacaatagaagCTTAGGTTgatgagagaggaggaagggggagagagagagagagagagagagagagagagagagagagagagagagagagagagagaatcttaAATCTACATACTTTTGGTAAATATCTTGTATATACCTAATAAACTGTCTACGTAAACGTTTTACGTCATAATGTGCGTGCTCACGACACGTAGGCTGTCCCAGTTCTTCCTTAATTTGACATGCCCACAAATCCGACCCCACGTGTAATTTTATCATGTTGTTAAAATACTTTGGTAAAATACCCTTGTAGCCTACCATGTAATCAGTCCTACCCATAAATTTGGCAACACTTTCGACTTAGTTTCATCCCTTGGGGTAGAGACAAAGGTGTCGCACATACTAATATATTTTCTTTACACTCTGTGCTCACCACACAGTCGTCCCAAACTAACCTTTACAGATGACTCAGCGACTTGGTTCTCTAGTCTTTTTAGGTCACTTCCTCCTATCAAAACCATAACCTGTGACAGCCTGGTAGACAGCTTTACATTAATGCATCAATAACACAGCAACCTAACCGAGGCAAACACCTAACAGATGTAAACAGTAAAACTCCATGAAAAAAATTTACATGGAGACAGCTCACTGtctactttaaaatgtttataaatATGCAACCTGAACTCAACTCACGGAAATTTAAGGATGGCCTACTTCTCAGGCCTGATTGGCAGCtaccaaaataataaaaataatttaagtaTATAATTTAAAAATCTTGTTTACTACAATTAACAAGCTGATTGACCATTTACCTCATGTCTTAGAATTAGAATGTTCTAAAGATAATTTTATGAGTCCTTTGCTAGTAAACTCTTCCATTCAGATGAGCAGATCCACTCACCTTCTGGGTCATAGTTCTCAGAGTTCTTAGAAACTGACATTGAAGCACAAAAGCGATCGCATTAAACCTTGCTAGCTGTCACCATGCAGCCACAATTATTTAAAGAAGCCCTCAGTGCAGAGTCGAAAGACattgttgatattgtcaattaAACAAAGACCCACAGAGTCTCAAAACAAGCAGTTGTCAGGCCTCTTCTAAAGAAGTGTAAATTAGACCCCACTAAGCTCAGTAATTGCAGACTGATCTCTTGTGTTCCATTAGGAAAAGTCATTGAGAAGGTAAGGCTCACTCTCCCACTACTGGATTTAAATAGTAAGCTAATGAAGTAACTGTGATGtttcagtctggcttcagaGCTAATACCAGCACAGAAACCACACGGTTACTGAACTGTGACACTGGTAACCTGCCTATACAGATTCGTCTTGCTCTCAGTGCTGtatttgatactgtagaccagtGTATATACTGATAAAGCATCTGAGAGACTAGTTTGACCTAAGTGGTATTGTTTTGAACTGGTTCTAGTCATATCTGACTAGTACTGAGTCCTATGTCCCACTTGGTGAAAGTACCTTTAAATGGCATGCCTTACCCCGTGGTGTTTCTCATAGCTCAATGTTGGGGCCAGCACTCATTTATCTTATATGCTTTGTTGGCCACAGTCATCAGTAAATGTAATATCTTTCCACCAATTTGCATTGACTTGATTTGTAACTGTCTAAAAGATATCAAGTCCTAAATGTATCATAATTTCCTGCAACTCAATGATGACAAAACTGAATTTATCATCATGGGGGATGGTGGTGAGCACACTGATGCAGTAATGAATGAG
The genomic region above belongs to Brachyhypopomus gauderio isolate BG-103 chromosome 3, BGAUD_0.2, whole genome shotgun sequence and contains:
- the star2 gene encoding steroidogenic acute regulatory protein, mitochondrial isoform X2, which translates into the protein MLSAVTKLCCGISYPHFRSVAGLQRIAMAALGQEVTRMQVGPMPLPSWARSVRWSWGNNRRETEGVQQGRANVDTDLSYQKQGRVSVDTDLSYQEQGRVSVYTGLSYQEQGRKALWKALEIVHSPDGWKKESCEDSGDIIYSKVLQGNCKVFRLEAELEAEPDELYDVLFVKVEEMHQWNPSIKHIKVLKHMGKETMVTHEVSAERAGNLIGQRDFLSVRHSFKTEACIYLGGAATHLEAFPPQPGFVRAEDGPTCIIIQPLPGTPGKSRFIWLLNMDVKGWLPKALVNQALARAQADFMGHLRRQLQKKGAGGTTC
- the star2 gene encoding steroidogenic acute regulatory protein, mitochondrial isoform X1; this encodes MLSAVTKLCCGISYPHFRSVAGLQRIAMAALGQEVTRMQVGPMPLPSWARSVRWSWGNNRRDWWCCDGCGAETEGVQQGRANVDTDLSYQKQGRVSVDTDLSYQEQGRVSVYTGLSYQEQGRKALWKALEIVHSPDGWKKESCEDSGDIIYSKVLQGNCKVFRLEAELEAEPDELYDVLFVKVEEMHQWNPSIKHIKVLKHMGKETMVTHEVSAERAGNLIGQRDFLSVRHSFKTEACIYLGGAATHLEAFPPQPGFVRAEDGPTCIIIQPLPGTPGKSRFIWLLNMDVKGWLPKALVNQALARAQADFMGHLRRQLQKKGAGGTTC